One Pelorhabdus rhamnosifermentans genomic region harbors:
- a CDS encoding metal ABC transporter substrate-binding protein — protein MKKVLSCLLLFCLVNLIAGCAGGAITQTSSKKLKVVATVYPVYEFAKQIGGDKIDVLLMTPIGAEPHDWEPTAKDLVKVREAKLFIYQGNGLEPWVSKMLTQNKTTAAIAASQDIPTLAASLDEENEPTVPSDQTAVDPHIWLDPVLVQQEVKNIRDALISADPDNESVYRTNAEQLKDRLVALDNEYRDTVSTFTKKDIVTTHAAFAYLAKRYGLNQVPLMGLAPDAEPTPEKIAQVAEFCKKNSVRVVFFETLVSPKLASMISQESGALTMVLNPLEGLTEEERKAGKDYFSIMRENLANLKAALK, from the coding sequence ATGAAGAAAGTGTTGAGTTGTTTGTTGCTATTTTGCTTGGTGAACCTGATTGCTGGTTGTGCAGGGGGAGCAATAACTCAAACAAGTTCAAAGAAGCTGAAAGTGGTTGCAACGGTTTATCCTGTTTATGAATTTGCCAAACAAATTGGCGGTGATAAGATCGATGTATTACTTATGACGCCAATCGGTGCAGAGCCTCATGATTGGGAACCAACAGCCAAGGATTTAGTAAAAGTTCGTGAAGCAAAATTATTTATTTATCAAGGCAATGGGTTAGAGCCTTGGGTGAGTAAGATGTTGACGCAAAATAAAACAACAGCTGCTATTGCTGCCAGCCAGGATATTCCCACGTTAGCAGCTTCTCTCGATGAAGAAAATGAACCAACTGTACCATCAGATCAAACAGCTGTTGATCCACATATCTGGCTTGATCCAGTACTTGTACAGCAAGAAGTGAAAAATATTCGGGATGCACTCATTTCAGCAGATCCGGATAATGAAAGTGTTTATAGGACTAATGCTGAACAATTGAAGGATCGCCTTGTAGCGCTTGATAATGAGTATCGTGATACAGTGAGTACATTTACTAAAAAGGACATTGTGACAACACATGCGGCTTTTGCTTATTTAGCCAAAAGATATGGTTTGAATCAAGTGCCTCTCATGGGATTGGCACCAGATGCTGAGCCAACACCGGAGAAAATTGCTCAAGTGGCGGAATTTTGTAAAAAAAATTCGGTGAGAGTCGTTTTTTTTGAAACACTTGTTTCACCCAAATTAGCGAGTATGATCAGTCAAGAATCAGGTGCGCTGACGATGGTCTTAAATCCTCTGGAAGGTTTGACAGAGGAGGAACGTAAAGCAGGTAAAGATTATTTTTCGATTATGAGAGAAAATTTAGCTAATCTTAAAGCTGCACTAAAGTAA
- a CDS encoding Fur family transcriptional regulator, whose protein sequence is MNITDVTNKLKEKGYRLTPQRLAIIHAFMESMTPLSVHEVWQCVQTSYTDISLDTIYRNLATMVKLDLLHSIASVGKAGARFEFEWGRHHHHHIVCVRCGAVLCLDYCPIDPAFVSMVKQQGFDLVRHDIELFGLCEACKAKEGELGHV, encoded by the coding sequence ATGAATATTACGGATGTAACAAATAAATTAAAGGAAAAGGGTTATCGCCTTACGCCACAGCGATTGGCGATTATTCATGCTTTCATGGAATCAATGACTCCCTTGAGCGTTCATGAAGTCTGGCAATGCGTACAGACCAGCTACACCGATATTAGTTTAGATACAATTTATCGTAATTTAGCGACAATGGTAAAATTAGATTTATTACATAGTATTGCGAGTGTTGGTAAAGCTGGAGCCAGATTCGAATTTGAGTGGGGGCGTCATCATCATCATCATATTGTATGTGTACGATGTGGCGCAGTGCTTTGTTTGGATTATTGTCCTATTGATCCGGCTTTTGTGAGCATGGTGAAACAGCAGGGTTTTGATCTTGTACGCCATGATATTGAGCTATTTGGACTCTGTGAGGCCTGCAAGGCTAAAGAGGGGGAATTAGGTCATGTGTGA
- a CDS encoding metal ABC transporter ATP-binding protein yields MCEITLERVSFYYGPDVVLENLNFTVKQGEFVVIVGPNGGGKSTLIKLMAGLVRTAQGRITIDGQDISKAHRNQCIGYVPQNYRQNTADFPATVAEIVALGLVAGTVGSKRTPGEKSHIVKHTLELVGIDDLANCRIGDLSGGQQQRVMVARALTGNPSLLLLDEPMSGVDVQASETIYELLAELNSKLSITVVLVSHDVEKATQYASQVACINRILCFYGTKELFRVHHLKSSHLWY; encoded by the coding sequence ATGTGTGAAATAACATTAGAGCGGGTCAGTTTTTATTATGGACCTGATGTAGTGCTTGAAAATCTTAATTTTACAGTCAAGCAAGGCGAATTTGTTGTTATTGTCGGGCCAAACGGTGGCGGAAAAAGTACATTAATTAAATTAATGGCTGGACTAGTGAGAACCGCGCAGGGAAGAATCACTATTGACGGACAAGATATTAGTAAGGCTCATCGCAATCAATGCATTGGCTATGTGCCGCAAAACTATCGCCAGAATACAGCGGATTTTCCTGCTACTGTAGCAGAGATTGTAGCACTGGGTCTTGTGGCAGGCACGGTTGGTAGTAAAAGGACGCCAGGAGAAAAGTCTCATATTGTCAAGCATACGCTCGAACTGGTTGGAATTGACGATTTGGCGAATTGTCGGATTGGTGATTTAAGTGGCGGCCAGCAGCAACGCGTTATGGTTGCCCGGGCTTTAACTGGCAACCCATCTTTACTACTCCTTGATGAACCGATGAGCGGTGTCGATGTACAGGCGAGTGAAACAATTTATGAACTTCTTGCCGAGTTGAATAGCAAATTAAGTATTACAGTGGTTCTTGTGTCGCATGATGTGGAAAAGGCCACGCAGTATGCCAGTCAAGTAGCCTGTATTAATCGTATACTGTGTTTTTATGGTACGAAAGAATTATTTCGTGTCCATCATTTGAAATCTAGTCACTTGTGGTATTAA
- a CDS encoding metal ABC transporter permease, translating to MDFLQYDFMQRAFMAGLITAVVCPLIGMFVVVRRQSLIGDGLGHIAFAGVTGGYLLGIYPPFAATILTVGGAVGIEWLRQKHREYGDMVLAIFFYAGIAAAIIFSSMTKMPSVGLLNFLFGSIITVTNKEIMLILVGTVIVAVTLYLFFDRLMLMALDEDVARISGVNIGLVNLAFAVVTALVVVVGMTVAGILLVSALMIVPVATGHLLKRGFKTTLFYSIGYSVFSVTSGLTIAYYLDIAPGGTIVMNAILCYLITLFVKQLHYRYKTIG from the coding sequence GTGGATTTTTTGCAATATGATTTTATGCAGCGTGCTTTTATGGCTGGTCTTATTACGGCAGTCGTTTGTCCGCTTATTGGAATGTTTGTTGTTGTTCGCCGTCAGTCCCTTATCGGGGATGGCTTGGGACATATTGCTTTTGCGGGTGTTACTGGCGGCTATTTACTAGGCATTTATCCGCCGTTTGCAGCGACAATATTAACAGTGGGGGGCGCTGTGGGGATTGAATGGCTTCGGCAAAAGCATCGAGAATATGGCGATATGGTACTTGCTATCTTTTTTTATGCTGGTATTGCAGCAGCCATTATTTTTAGCAGTATGACTAAGATGCCTAGTGTGGGTTTATTGAACTTTTTATTTGGCAGTATTATTACTGTGACGAATAAAGAAATTATGCTGATTTTGGTTGGGACAGTGATTGTTGCTGTTACACTGTATTTGTTTTTTGATCGGCTTATGTTGATGGCGCTTGATGAAGATGTTGCGCGTATTTCTGGTGTCAATATTGGTCTTGTTAACTTGGCGTTTGCCGTTGTGACGGCGTTGGTCGTTGTTGTTGGTATGACAGTGGCTGGTATTTTACTTGTCAGTGCCCTGATGATTGTTCCTGTAGCGACAGGGCATTTGTTAAAACGGGGTTTTAAAACTACCCTTTTTTATTCTATCGGTTATTCCGTGTTTTCTGTTACTTCGGGGCTTACGATTGCCTATTATTTAGATATTGCACCAGGTGGAACCATTGTCATGAACGCTATTCTTTGCTACCTTATTACGCTATTCGTTAAGCAACTGCATTACCGTTATAAAACAATCGGTTGA
- the yyaC gene encoding spore protease YyaC, translating to MKKQADKLNLYYLAPNIDIIGCKYLLKLWRGQDDFARRPLVFLCIGSDRYTGDALGPLIGSYLEENIDSIVYGTLERPVHAGNLKAVIIEIGQRFFRPMIIAVDACLGQKNEIGHIEIWEGTIEAGIAVGNKLPKTGDIAMIGIVNAASSLGYRELQSTSLALVMKMVKAQSLILQNFYREAKREQAGLLGELFGK from the coding sequence GTGAAAAAACAGGCAGATAAACTGAATCTATATTATTTAGCACCGAATATTGATATTATAGGCTGTAAGTATCTACTGAAACTATGGAGAGGCCAAGACGATTTTGCTAGGCGTCCACTTGTTTTTTTATGTATTGGTTCGGATCGCTATACAGGAGATGCGTTAGGGCCCCTAATTGGTAGTTACCTTGAAGAAAATATCGACAGTATTGTTTATGGCACACTGGAACGACCCGTTCATGCCGGAAACTTAAAGGCTGTGATCATAGAGATTGGCCAGCGATTTTTTCGCCCCATGATTATTGCAGTTGATGCCTGTCTGGGACAGAAAAATGAGATTGGCCATATTGAAATTTGGGAGGGAACCATTGAAGCAGGCATTGCGGTCGGGAATAAACTACCTAAAACAGGTGATATTGCTATGATTGGTATTGTGAATGCTGCTAGTTCCCTGGGGTACCGAGAGCTGCAAAGTACTTCGCTCGCTCTTGTAATGAAAATGGTGAAAGCTCAGAGCCTCATTTTGCAAAACTTTTATCGTGAGGCTAAACGGGAACAAGCCGGGCTGCTCGGAGAATTATTCGGGAAATAG